Proteins encoded by one window of Cannabis sativa cultivar Pink pepper isolate KNU-18-1 chromosome 4, ASM2916894v1, whole genome shotgun sequence:
- the LOC133036644 gene encoding oxysterol-binding protein-related protein 2B-like encodes MKEKLPPTDSRLRPDQRHLENGEYEKTNAEKQRLEKRQRMSRKLQESGWKPQWFEREGKDGPSATWVAIGSHASEENRMNVPTYLVNLMKLLLRALKKRT; translated from the exons ATGAAGGAGAAGCTCCCACCTACGGATTCCAGGCTTAGACCAGACCAACGACATTTGGAGAATGGAGAATATGAGAAGACAAATGCTGAGAAACAACGTTTAGAGAAAAGGCAAAGAATG TCAAGGAAATTACAAGAAAGTGGATGGAAACCACAATGGTTCGAAAGAGAAGGTAAAGATGGACCTTCCGCTACATGGGTGGCTATTGGGAGTCACGCGAGCGAGGAAAATAGGATGAATGTCCCAACATATTTGGTGAATTTGATGAAGCTCTTGCTGAGAGCCCTTAAAAAACGTACTTAA